A single region of the Leptolyngbyaceae cyanobacterium genome encodes:
- the gap gene encoding type I glyceraldehyde-3-phosphate dehydrogenase: MKRIAINGFGRIGRAFMRIAHGNPELEVVAVNDVALNADLAAYLLLYDSIYGRFPGEDVTHGEKSLKVSGREIPLLAEKDPAALPWKDMGVDIVIESTGVFRSAEKAGLHLQAGARKVIISAPAKGSSVPTFVYGVNHQKYNKEQDNVISAASCTTNCLAPVAKILLDEFGIEKGWMTTVHAYTADQRLVDMGHSEEWARGRGAAQNIVPTTTGAASAVGLVLPELKGRLDGIALRVPTPTGSVTDLNVLLQKTVTKEEINDTFRKYAQNGMKPILKVSDVPLVSSDCVGDPHSSIINLKSTNVLDGNFVKVLSYYDNEWGYSNRLVDLALYI; encoded by the coding sequence ATGAAACGAATAGCAATTAACGGATTTGGACGAATTGGACGGGCTTTTATGCGAATCGCGCATGGCAATCCCGAACTAGAAGTAGTTGCCGTTAACGATGTAGCATTAAATGCGGATTTAGCAGCATATTTATTGTTGTATGATTCGATTTACGGACGTTTTCCCGGCGAAGATGTGACTCACGGTGAGAAAAGCTTAAAAGTTTCCGGTCGGGAAATTCCTCTATTAGCAGAAAAAGACCCGGCTGCTCTACCTTGGAAAGATATGGGAGTTGATATCGTCATCGAATCAACTGGTGTTTTTCGCAGCGCTGAAAAAGCTGGATTACACTTGCAAGCGGGTGCGAGAAAAGTAATCATCAGTGCCCCTGCGAAAGGTTCTTCCGTTCCTACCTTTGTTTATGGCGTCAATCACCAGAAATATAACAAAGAACAGGACAATGTTATCTCAGCTGCTTCCTGTACTACCAATTGTCTAGCTCCGGTTGCCAAAATTTTATTGGATGAATTTGGCATTGAAAAGGGCTGGATGACCACAGTACACGCCTACACCGCCGACCAACGTTTAGTGGATATGGGACACTCGGAAGAATGGGCTCGCGGACGTGGCGCGGCGCAGAATATCGTACCAACTACTACTGGTGCTGCTAGTGCAGTGGGATTGGTTTTACCGGAATTAAAAGGTCGTTTAGATGGAATTGCTTTGCGCGTACCTACCCCGACAGGTTCGGTTACCGACCTCAACGTTTTATTACAAAAAACGGTGACTAAGGAGGAAATTAACGATACTTTCCGCAAGTATGCTCAAAATGGCATGAAACCTATTTTGAAAGTTAGCGATGTACCTTTAGTTTCTTCTGATTGCGTAGGCGATCCTCACTCTTCAATTATCAATCTCAAGTCTACTAACGTACTGGATGGTAACTTCGTAAAAGTGCTGTCTTATTACGATAATGAGTGGGGTTATTCTAACCGATTGGTTGACTTGGCTTTGTACATTTAG
- the ilvB gene encoding biosynthetic-type acetolactate synthase large subunit, whose product MQDQLVAVKRVSGAFALIDSLVRHGVQHIFGYPGGANLPIYDAIYQAEAAGQIQHILVRHEQAAAHAADGYARSTGKVGVCLATSGPGATNLVTGLATAYMDSVPVVAITGQVPRAAIGTDAFQEIDIFGVTLPIVKHSYVVRDPNDIPRIVAEAFHIASTGRPGPVLIDFPKDVGIQEIDYVPVEVGSVKLTGYRPTVKGNSRQIIKAIHLIREATRPLLYVGGGAIAAGAHAEIEELAEYFQIPVTTTLMGKGAFDECDRLSLGMLGMHGTAYANFAVSECDLLIGIGARFDDRVIGKPNEFAKVAKIIQIDIDPAEVGKNRTPDVPIVGDVRQVLIDLLDQIHEQNEKPDLEKTQPWRDLVASWKEEYPLPVPHPVDSISPQEVIVELSQQAPTAYFTTDVGQHQMWSAQFLKTGPRRWISSGGLGTMGYGLPAAEGVKMAHPDAKVVCVSGDGSFMMNVQELATISQYGIAIKAIVLHNGWLGMVRQWQHLFYDDRFEATNIERGTPNFAKLAEVFGIKGISVTSRDQLANAIAQMLACEGPVIVDVRVTRNEDVVPMVAPGHGNKDMIGLTSNGHHKVKVLANLACPSCGHQNPLSHKCCSECGSKLS is encoded by the coding sequence ATGCAAGACCAACTTGTTGCTGTCAAGCGCGTATCAGGTGCTTTTGCCTTGATTGACAGTTTGGTGCGTCACGGAGTGCAACATATTTTCGGCTATCCAGGGGGCGCTAATCTACCAATTTACGATGCCATTTACCAAGCAGAAGCAGCGGGGCAAATCCAACATATTTTAGTCAGACACGAACAAGCGGCGGCTCATGCAGCAGATGGCTACGCGCGTTCTACTGGTAAAGTGGGAGTATGCTTGGCTACTTCTGGGCCTGGGGCAACCAATTTAGTGACTGGTTTAGCAACAGCTTACATGGATTCAGTACCGGTCGTAGCGATTACTGGTCAAGTACCTCGGGCAGCAATCGGTACGGATGCCTTTCAAGAAATTGATATTTTTGGCGTTACTTTACCAATAGTTAAACATTCTTATGTAGTGCGCGATCCTAATGATATTCCCAGAATTGTTGCCGAAGCTTTCCACATTGCCAGTACGGGTAGACCGGGCCCGGTTTTAATCGATTTTCCGAAAGATGTTGGTATTCAAGAAATTGATTACGTGCCAGTAGAAGTGGGATCGGTGAAGCTAACCGGATATCGTCCAACCGTGAAAGGTAATTCTCGCCAAATTATTAAAGCAATTCACCTAATCCGCGAAGCTACCCGACCTCTACTATACGTGGGTGGCGGCGCGATCGCAGCTGGTGCCCATGCAGAGATCGAAGAACTAGCAGAATATTTTCAAATTCCCGTCACCACTACCCTAATGGGTAAAGGCGCTTTTGATGAATGCGATCGTTTATCTTTGGGGATGCTGGGAATGCACGGCACCGCTTATGCTAACTTTGCAGTCAGTGAATGTGACTTATTAATTGGGATCGGTGCGCGGTTTGACGATCGAGTAATTGGTAAACCGAACGAATTTGCTAAAGTTGCCAAAATAATTCAAATCGATATCGATCCCGCCGAAGTAGGCAAAAACCGCACCCCTGACGTACCAATTGTGGGCGATGTGCGACAAGTTTTAATCGACTTGCTGGATCAAATTCACGAACAAAATGAGAAACCAGATCTAGAAAAAACCCAACCGTGGCGGGATCTCGTTGCTTCTTGGAAAGAAGAATACCCCCTACCAGTTCCCCACCCAGTTGATAGCATTTCCCCTCAAGAAGTAATCGTCGAATTGTCACAACAAGCACCCACCGCTTACTTTACTACTGATGTCGGTCAACACCAAATGTGGTCGGCGCAATTCCTAAAAACTGGCCCCCGGCGGTGGATTTCCAGCGGGGGTTTAGGGACGATGGGTTACGGTTTGCCAGCCGCCGAAGGTGTAAAAATGGCACATCCAGATGCCAAAGTGGTTTGCGTCAGCGGTGATGGTAGCTTCATGATGAACGTGCAAGAACTCGCCACTATTTCCCAGTACGGCATCGCTATCAAAGCGATCGTCCTGCACAATGGTTGGTTGGGCATGGTGCGTCAGTGGCAACATTTATTTTATGACGATCGCTTTGAAGCAACTAACATCGAACGCGGTACGCCCAATTTTGCCAAATTAGCAGAAGTATTTGGTATCAAAGGCATATCAGTTACCAGTCGGGATCAATTGGCAAATGCGATCGCCCAAATGCTAGCTTGTGAAGGCCCAGTCATTGTTGACGTGCGAGTTACCAGAAATGAAGACGTAGTACCGATGGTTGCCCCCGGTCACGGTAACAAGGATATGATTGGCTTAACATCGAACGGACATCACAAAGTAAAAGTATTGGCAAATCTGGCTTGTCCTAGTTGCGGACATCAAAATCCCCTCTCTCACAAATGTTGTTCCGAGTGTGGCAGTAAGCTTTCTTGA